The sequence GCTGACTGTCTTCTGTGGCAAACTCGTAGATCCAGCCCAGCTTGCTGTTGCAGTTCTTGCAGCTGACGTCTCGCACCATGTGTCTGCCCGTCAGCATCACACGGTCCTGCACCTCGCTGTACTGCAGGTTCACCACCTGTGGGTGACAAACATATAGATTTATTCAACAAAGTATCTGAACCTGCAAGAGGGACTAGCAGCGTGTCCCATAGAAGTATGCCCTATCAATGAGTTTGgaacagcacatacagtatgggACAAGGCTAGAGAACAATGACATGGTGTCATGTGTTTTGTGTAAGGACATGGTGTTATTCACAGGACTCTTAACTACAACTTATTaaaaaaggtccaatgcagccatttttatctcaaataatttctgggtaacaagtATCTTACTGTGAAACAAAattagcttcttagcaaagagcaatttttcaagcaagaatttagctaggaaTGCCAGAGTGGGGAGGGGAACATTTAAAACTAGCTATTGGCTGAGAGGTTTGGAACCAACGTATTGGTCTCAtaactaatttaccgcctggtaatgtcaccaggcaggccaaaactccatccaatCAAATCATTTCAGGtgatcttttcaaacagctcttacactaaaagggttcATCATAATTTTCAAAatgtcacagtattattccaacctcagtgtgagaaatgtatataaaacacagggaaatcacgtttttgactgcactgggcctttaaaagtAGTCAACCCTCACCAGCCTCACCTTGTTGAAGAGGAAGGCTCGGCCCGTGGCGCCAGTGAAGCGCGTGGAGATGAGCTCAGAGCGGTTGGTCAGGATGGTGTCACAGTTGGCGCAGGAGAAGAGGCGGGTCCCGCCGATGTGGTCCAGGAAGATCCTGCCCATAGTGCTGTTGTCAGCAGAGACCGACCTTTAGGAAGGGCAAGTAAGTCATGTAAGACACTAACTCATTCACAGACAGCAGCTGAAAGAAAGGAGCGGGGAGGCACAGAGTGAAACAGGTGCACATAAGACAACTACTCACAAAGACACATACTGGGTTTGAGACTGCATACTGCCCAGTTAAGAGTTTTTTGTGTTATAGTGCGAGCCTATTGAGATCAATATGGATTCCAACTAGTTTAGGTGAACACATCATAGCAAAGGTGCCTAGAATTAACAAGTGTACCTTCTATTCGGTTTCATAATGAACGGTTGTCTTCATTGGGGGTGAGTAACGATGCTGCTACATCTACCTTCTACATAGAAACAAGGGCAGTTGAATTGTGACTGCGTCAGAGAGCCACTGCGGTTGCCATTTCCATCCCATTTGCCATTTCCACTGGATTGGAAAATATTCCAAACTAAATCGACGTTTGATTGAACAACATGTAATCGAGAAGTTAAACAAGACCTGCGCGTATATTAAAATGTCAACAGCTGTCATAAGACTATGTCAGCGGTCAGTCCTTTTTTTCTCGAAATAGTAGCTTTTTGGGAACCAAATGCCAATCAATCAGTCTTGATCGATGTGTGAAGCGATTCATTCAAGTCGTGTCAACAATACCATGACCTCATTCAGATTTACAACAAATCTAGAAGTTTATCAACCGTTGTCTCTTATACAACACATGGACAGCATAGCATTTCACGGCTAGCTAGTACAATCAAATAGGGTTTGATAATGATGATAGCTAGCTAAAGTAGCAAATATGACGTCAGTACACAAAGCCAATGTTGTCGACGAAACATCGCGTGCCCAACTTTCTCTTACCTTGAATCTGTTCTGTCGACACGAATGTTAA is a genomic window of Oncorhynchus nerka isolate Pitt River linkage group LG24, Oner_Uvic_2.0, whole genome shotgun sequence containing:
- the LOC115107932 gene encoding protein yippee-like 5, which codes for MGRIFLDHIGGTRLFSCANCDTILTNRSELISTRFTGATGRAFLFNKVVNLQYSEVQDRVMLTGRHMVRDVSCKNCNSKLGWIYEFATEDSQRYKEGRVILERALVRESEGFEEHVPSDNS